A single Drechmeria coniospora strain ARSEF 6962 chromosome 03, whole genome shotgun sequence DNA region contains:
- a CDS encoding homogentisate 1,2-dioxygenase: MPVTKFETQEKYRYQNGFNCHFESEAVEGCLPIGHNNPQKPAFGLYAEKLSGTAFTAPRHDNKQSWLYRILPSCAHPPYQQRQPPTTGDEASPKMHYIPNQLRWDPFDHNEAKDLDFVSGLKLVAGAGDVTQKQGLAMYVYAAGRSMDETAAYYSADGDLLIVPQEGDLDIRTEFGCLLVRQMEIAVIPRGVKYQVRLATDAPARGYALELYQGHFNLPELGPIGSNGLANARDFQAPVAHFSEHAGATASDGPAEYRVTVKFNNTLFETRQRHTPFDVVGWQGNYYPYKYDLGRFNTIGSISFDHPDPSIFTVLSAPSPVQGTAVADFVIFPPRWLVGEDTFRPPWYHRNTMSEFMGLIRGGYDAKRGGAGGFVPGGASLHNVMSGHGPDAESHEGARDAKLGPAKVGEGSCAFMFESCLMVGVSEWGLRTCKKVQDGYSEESWGGVLTHWKMPEGKTVVSHLANVNSRRRGGEEGSGVGGASGIADHDEYGEAQHRPLRGAELSSMSGSSCLAELLLSSPIDETPSPIYSSRGRATHGYAEILRDPSGSPFEPAAATTSRMPPPKPAPASISPTMSSYRGRNAEPSSRAACLEKAMRDASCSRRHRRPIAEEATRFPGLQLAYFDVEGTKAGMTNSVWTRTTTELLRQACRIFASLSSSP, encoded by the exons ATGCCGGTTACCAAGTTTGAGACGCAGGAAAAGTACCGTTACCAGAACGGCTTCAACTGCCACTTCGA GtccgaggccgtcgaaggcTGCCTTCCCATCGGCCACAACAACCCGCAGAAACCGGCGTTTGGCCTCTACGCCGAGAAGCTCTCGGGCACGGCCTTTACGGCGCCCCGACACGACAACAAGCAGTCATGGCTCTACCGCATCCTGCCGTCGTGCGCCCACCCGCCTTACCAACAGCGGCAGCCGCCAACGACCGGCGACGAAGCTTCGCCGAAGATGCACTACATCCCCAACCAGCTGCGGTGGGACCCCTTTGACCAcaacgaggccaaggacCTCGACTTCGTCTCCGGCCTaaagctcgtcgccggcgccggcgacgtgaCCCAGAAACAGGGCCTCGCCATGTACGTCTACGCCGCCGGGAGGAGCAtggacgagacggcggcctactactcggccgacggcgacctccTCATCGTGCCGCAGGAAGGCGACCTCGACATCCGGACCGAGTTCGGCTGCTTGCTGGTCCGCCAGATGGAGATTGCCGTCATCCCCCGCGGCGTCAAGTACCAGGTCCGGCTCGCCACGGACGCCCCCGCCCGCGGGTACGCCCTCGAGCTCTACCAGGGCCACTTCAACCTGCCCGAGCTCGGCCCCATCGGCTCCAACGGGCTCGCCAACGCGCGCGACTTCCAGGCGCCCGTCGCCCACTTCAGCGAGCACGCCGGCGCGACCGCCTCCGACGGCCCGGCCGAGTACAGGGTGACGGTCAAGTTCAACAACACGCTGTTCGAGACGCGGCAGCGGCACACGCCCtttgacgtcgtcggctggcAGGGCAACTACTACCCCTACAAGTacgacctcggccgcttcAACACCATCGGCTCCATCTCCTTCGACCACCCGGACCCGTCCATCTTCACGGTGctgtcggcgccgtcgcccgtccaggggaccgccgtcgccgactttGTCATCTTCCCGCCGCgctggctcgtcggcgaggacacCTTCCGGCCGCCGTGGTACCACCGCAACACCATGAGCGAGTTCATGGGCCTCATCCGCGGCGGCTATGACGCCaagcgcggcggcgccggcggttTCGTCCCCGGAGGTGCGAGCCTGCACAATGTCATGAGCGGCCACgggcccgacgccgagagcCACGAGGGTGCGCGCGATGCCAAGCTCGGACCTGCcaaggtcggcgagggcagcTGCGCCTTCATGTTCGAGAGCTGCCTCATGGTCGGTGTCTCCGAGTGGGGGCTGCGAACGTGCAAGAAGGTTCAGGACGGCTACAGCGAGGAGAGTTGGGGGGGCGTCTTGACGCACTGGAAGATGCCCGAGGGGAAGACGGTGGTGAGCCACCTAGCCAA TGTCAActcgaggaggcgaggaggcgaggaggggTCGGGGGTCGGGGGGGCGAGCGGGATTGCGGATCACGACGAGTACGGTGAAGCGCAGCATCGGCCGTTGCGAGGTGCCGAGTTGAGCA GCATGTCCGGCAGTAGTTGCCTGGCCGAATTGCTTCTTTCTTCCCCCATCGACGAGACTCCCTCACCAATTTACTCCTCAAGGGGACGCGCAACGCATGGATACGCCGAAATTCTGCGCGACCCTTCAGGCAGTCCATTCGaacctgctgctgctactACGAGCAGAATG ccgccgccgaagcctgCACCTGCGTCAATCTCCCCGACCATGTCGTCGTACCGTGGCCGAAATGCGGAACCGTCGTCCCGTGCTGCCTGCCTCGAGAAGGCCATGAGGGATGCCTCCTGCtcccgtcgccaccgtcgccccATAGCCG AGGAGGCGACTCGCTTCCCTGGTCTGCAGCTCGCATATTTCGACGTCGAAGGGACCAAGGCTGGCATGACCAACTCAGTCTGGACACGGACCACGACAGAACTCCTCAGGCAAGCTTGTCGCATCTTCGCCAGCCTCAGCTCTTCACCCTGA
- a CDS encoding hypothetical protein (related to signal recognition particle protein Sec65) translates to MLATNIGQHHAGPTRLGAPPTSGWLKELVAHNLLPTSTPTLPSFASISSQPRPHPPPASHRRVSGAIIPIRTSPTSTDAAAAAAMSHPRVEEVSDSDPDAMSDPDEGDIDDFIDTDIMRRVPDRQTSQKFQQRAAQSDVLDTANLPPSRTTAVTTDEHAVFRGFQSLYPVYFDATRSRAEGRRVGRSLAVRNPLARDIADACSRLRLPTLLEPEKVHPKDWANPGRVKVGLKKTMSNRAGAAAGPKNKHHLYLLIAQHLRENPTTEDSPGLRVRIGGQLQPPEGQPIPRPAVPRGWKMGELLPYLSAAQTGGGVSENLFKDMMKEMQSGGDPMAALMAGQQAGASDAAAAGNAAAKKKKKDKKGKGKA, encoded by the coding sequence ATGCTTGCAACTAATATCGGCCAACACCATGCAGGCCCCACTCGTCTCGGAGCCCCACCAACGAGCGGCTGGTTGAAGGAGCTCGTTGCTCATAATCTTCTTCCAACCTCAACCCCGACTTTACCCAGCTTCGCGTCAATCTCGTCTCAACCTCGTCCGCATCCGCCACCCGCGTCCCATCGGCGAGTGTCAGGAGCCATCATACCGATACGCACGTCGCCGACCTCTACCGACGCAGCCGCTGCCGCAGCCATGTCCCACCcccgcgtcgaggaggtcTCGGACAGCGATCCGGACGCCATGTCGGACCCGGACGAGGGAGATATCGACGACTTCATCGACACAGACATCATGCGCCGCGTCCCCGACCGGCAGACATCCCAGAAGTTTCAGCAGCGTGCCGCGCAATCCGACGTGCTCGATACGGCCAACCTGCCCCCATCCCGCACCACCGCCGTCACCACCGACGAGCACGCCGTCTTCCGCGGCTTCCAGAGCCTCTACCCGGTCTACTTTGATGCCACTCGCTCCCGCGCCGAGGGGCGGCGTGTCGGCCGCTCTCTCGCCGTCCGCAACCCTCTCGCCCGcgacatcgccgacgcctgctcccgcctccgcctcccgACCCTCCTCGAGCCCGAAAAGGTGCATCCGAAGGACTGGGCGAACCCGGGTCGCGTCAAGGTCGGCCTCAAGAAGACGATGTCGAaccgcgccggcgccgctgccggaCCCAAAAACAAACACCACCTCTACCTCCTCATCGCCCAGCACTTGCGCGAGAACCCAACGACTGAGGACAGCCCGGGTCTCCGGGTCCGCATCGGCGGCCAGCTGCAACCGCCCGAGGGCCAGCCGATCCCCCGTCCGGCCGTTCCCCGCGGCTGGAAGATGGGTGAGCTGCTGCCGTACCTGAGCGCCGCCCAGACGGGAGGTGGCGTCTCCGAAAACCTCTTCAAGGACATGATGAAGGAGATgcagagcggcggcgaccccATGGCCGCCCTCATGGCCGGGCAGCAGGCCGGAGCGtcggatgccgccgccgccggcaacgccgccgctaagaagaagaagaaggacaAGAAGGGCAAGGGAAAAGCCTGA